CACCAagcatttaaaattttagtGAGACATTAGCTGATTTTTGAGAGAACCTCCTTTCTGTCTCAGATTATGTCAAATTCTTCTGCTCTGAGAAAGTATTTGATCTCTGATGTCATGGTCATTCAACAATCCATATTTAATGATTACAGGTTCACGCAGCTTTACTCATTCACGATGATCTCCCCTGCATGGATGATGATCCATCACGCAGGGGCCAGCCATCGAGCCACACCGTATACAGTGTTGACATGGCAATCCTAGCTGGAGATGCGCTGTTTCCTCTTGGCTTCCGTCACATAGTCTCACAGACACCATCTGACCTCGTACCAGAGCCTTGCCTCCTCCGAGTGATAGTAGAGATTGCCCGATCTGTGGGATTCACTGGAATGGCTGCTGGGCAGTTCTTGGATCTTGAAGGTGGTCCAAACTCGGTTGACTTTGTTCAAGAGAACATATATGGAGAAATGGCGGAGTGTTCTGCACTCTGTGGAGGGTTACTAGGAGGTGCCAAAGATGAGGAGATAAGAAGATTGAGGAGATATGGAAGAGCTGTTGGAGTACTGTATCAGGTAGTAGAGGACAGGGCGCTCTTGAACTTGTCTGAGTAAGCCTATTCCTTTATCATGTCATAAGCTTTTGGTGCACTCAATTCCCAGTTCATGAAACTTTGAGTGTAATCTTCTTGAGCTTCCTCTGATCATTTTGCATTGatgatgaaacatcatgtctcTGTCATCATCTAGTTACCTTAAGTAGTGTTTGGAAGTGAGATGTGTGGAATTGATCCAtcaatttttcttgtattatggATCTTATGGATCAAACACATGGGTTGGTCCTCAGTATAGATTGTTAATGTTTAAAACAGCTCCGAGGAGCTTATCTCATGATTTATGTCCCATAAGTACCATTTTATACAATATTAAATTGACCCAGAACTTGAGATTT
The sequence above is drawn from the Eucalyptus grandis isolate ANBG69807.140 chromosome 11, ASM1654582v1, whole genome shotgun sequence genome and encodes:
- the LOC104445678 gene encoding heterodimeric geranylgeranyl pyrophosphate synthase small subunit, chloroplastic, producing MDDDPSRRGQPSSHTVYSVDMAILAGDALFPLGFRHIVSQTPSDLVPEPCLLRVIVEIARSVGFTGMAAGQFLDLEGGPNSVDFVQENIYGEMAECSALCGGLLGGAKDEEIRRLRRYGRAVGVLYQVVEDRALLNLSEEYKAMTNGMEVMFNLLTTNDYTWTNSPEMLSVLKPPLMQLCARYLLQEKKRGKALDSVANFHLQNGAMVERINWMADRSEKGQHQSAGIMVNYVYRTTSRRDNNGDE